The proteins below come from a single Afipia felis ATCC 53690 genomic window:
- a CDS encoding heavy metal translocating P-type ATPase, whose translation MKRVSFDLPTFMSLLAALGMILAMAGSWLPGEGLAILRWPGLVLVYLAGGLPALWSAVSALWRDHILDIDLLMVVAAIAAAIVGAPFEGAVLLTLFSVSTTLEHQALGRARRAVEALMALRPETAFRKNKDGTVVEVPAAELTVGDVVILRPGARVPTDGVIIQGRGGVDEANITGESMPVSKELGQQVFEATVNLDGVLEVAVTRTIGDSTIARMIKLVTQAQEAKAPSERFSSWFGQRYTIAVILGALLAFAAFYSLGRDWEQALYKAATLLVAASPCAIVISVPAAILSALSAAARGGVLFKGGSALETLAAVDTFAFDKTGTLTNGRAVVTRIIALDGDERRFLSLLAGLEAHSEHHIATAIRREAAVRDIAPANVIDVSSRPSAGIVGSDELGPLWAGNPRLVRDMGGSADRAEFRELADSTQTVVYLGRGSTVLGAVSVADEARISSAPALAALRDGGVRRIVMMTGDRRPVALRIGAELGLTSDEVHAEMLPEDKVRRVGELAGHGKVAFVGDGVNDAAALARADVGIAMGAAGSDVALQAADVALLSEDMKKLADAHGLARRTAAIIRQNLTVAIGAMLVLVTGGLFFDLPLPMAVIGHEGGTVLVVLNGLRLLSDRIRRNTNEISSTRQTWSDRSASTLPSKTFSAKIS comes from the coding sequence ATGAAGCGCGTGTCGTTCGACTTGCCGACCTTTATGTCGTTGTTGGCCGCCCTGGGCATGATCCTCGCCATGGCCGGGAGCTGGTTGCCGGGCGAAGGACTTGCCATTCTTCGGTGGCCTGGGCTGGTACTCGTCTATCTCGCGGGTGGGCTTCCTGCTCTGTGGAGCGCGGTGTCGGCGCTTTGGCGAGATCACATCCTCGATATCGATCTCCTGATGGTGGTTGCCGCTATTGCTGCCGCCATCGTGGGTGCGCCGTTCGAAGGCGCTGTGCTGCTGACACTCTTCAGCGTATCGACCACGCTTGAACATCAAGCGCTCGGGCGTGCGCGTCGCGCAGTCGAAGCTCTGATGGCGCTTCGCCCCGAAACGGCGTTTCGCAAGAACAAGGACGGCACAGTTGTGGAGGTCCCCGCCGCCGAGCTTACGGTCGGCGATGTCGTGATTTTGCGCCCTGGCGCTCGCGTGCCGACCGACGGCGTAATCATCCAAGGCCGGGGCGGTGTCGACGAAGCGAACATCACAGGCGAATCCATGCCTGTTTCCAAGGAACTAGGACAACAGGTGTTCGAAGCCACCGTGAATCTCGATGGGGTTTTGGAAGTTGCCGTCACCAGGACAATCGGCGACAGCACGATCGCGCGCATGATTAAGCTTGTAACGCAAGCTCAGGAGGCAAAAGCCCCGTCTGAGCGATTCAGTTCCTGGTTTGGACAGCGCTACACCATTGCAGTCATCCTGGGTGCGCTGCTCGCCTTTGCCGCGTTTTACTCGCTTGGCCGTGACTGGGAGCAGGCTCTCTACAAGGCCGCAACGCTGCTCGTTGCCGCTAGCCCCTGCGCAATCGTCATATCGGTGCCAGCCGCGATCCTGTCGGCCCTTTCAGCGGCCGCACGAGGCGGTGTGTTGTTCAAGGGAGGCAGTGCGCTTGAAACACTGGCCGCCGTCGATACCTTCGCCTTTGACAAGACCGGCACACTCACCAATGGCCGTGCAGTGGTAACGCGGATTATTGCTCTGGATGGAGATGAACGGCGCTTTCTGTCACTTCTGGCCGGGCTCGAAGCCCATTCCGAGCATCATATCGCGACAGCCATCCGTCGGGAGGCTGCGGTACGCGACATCGCGCCGGCGAATGTTATCGATGTCAGCTCCCGCCCGAGCGCAGGCATCGTCGGCTCGGATGAGCTTGGCCCGCTATGGGCGGGCAACCCCCGCCTTGTGAGGGATATGGGCGGATCCGCTGATCGCGCTGAGTTTCGGGAATTGGCCGACAGCACGCAAACCGTTGTCTATCTGGGGCGCGGATCGACTGTCCTGGGAGCCGTCAGTGTGGCGGATGAGGCAAGAATCAGCTCCGCCCCGGCGCTCGCCGCCCTGCGGGATGGCGGTGTCCGCCGCATCGTCATGATGACAGGCGACCGCAGGCCGGTGGCTCTACGGATCGGGGCGGAGCTTGGCCTCACTTCCGACGAAGTCCATGCCGAGATGCTCCCGGAGGACAAAGTCCGTCGCGTGGGCGAACTGGCGGGGCATGGCAAGGTCGCCTTCGTTGGCGACGGCGTGAATGACGCTGCGGCACTGGCACGCGCTGACGTCGGCATCGCCATGGGCGCGGCCGGCTCGGATGTTGCTCTTCAGGCAGCCGACGTCGCGTTGTTGTCGGAAGACATGAAGAAACTGGCTGATGCGCACGGTCTGGCTCGCCGCACAGCTGCGATCATTCGGCAGAATCTCACTGTTGCGATCGGCGCCATGCTGGTGCTCGTGACAGGCGGCCTATTTTTCGATCTGCCGCTTCCGATGGCGGTAATCGGACACGAGGGCGGGACCGTGCTGGTTGTCCTGAACGGGTTGCGGCTCCTGTCGGATAGGATTCGGCGAAACACGAACGAAATTTCATCGACACGCCAGACGTGGAGCGACCGAAGCGCATCGACGCTCCCGTCGAAAACGTTTTCCGCCAAAATATCGTAA
- a CDS encoding TolC family protein: MPTWLSIIISTAALALAAPAHAQPPKPVSIDALANIVVSSNPERRFYVQQIGLAGVERDAANRLPDPEIAFELGQRRTSDVLTGMPTGDGPTYGVSLMQPLDFAGRGALRRAIAEHQVALARIGLAQFDATLVSRAHSLGYSLFAAEQKAIAARDVATRMRALAEVVAQREAAGPAPALDAAILEAGAITAERNAATAEAEAHASLYELNQLRGAPLGVSIRVARPDIRLVALPAVGRMTREVDANNFELQSLRTQTRQQGLRVDMAEKSRVPNVAVGPYYNHAKSDIRETNFGVRLTTSLPLWNSQAAGVAQEQSRQSEANVALLAAQRRIARQVYERAALYETKRRALANWPISSADKLAATAAAADNLFRQGAIPTATYAEMQRQYLDALSAVLDTRREALEASLQLRALNGGRRFGGMSQ; the protein is encoded by the coding sequence ATGCCCACGTGGCTTTCGATTATCATTTCCACGGCTGCACTCGCTCTGGCTGCGCCGGCCCATGCCCAGCCACCGAAGCCCGTATCAATCGATGCGCTCGCCAACATCGTTGTATCGAGCAATCCCGAGCGGCGGTTTTATGTACAGCAGATCGGTCTCGCGGGTGTCGAACGCGACGCCGCGAATCGGCTGCCAGATCCCGAAATAGCATTTGAGCTCGGACAACGTCGAACGTCCGATGTCCTGACCGGCATGCCGACGGGTGATGGGCCTACATACGGCGTGTCCCTCATGCAGCCACTTGATTTCGCCGGCCGGGGCGCTCTGCGTCGGGCTATTGCCGAACATCAAGTGGCATTGGCGCGCATCGGTCTTGCGCAATTCGATGCTACATTGGTCAGCCGGGCGCATTCGCTCGGCTACTCGCTATTTGCAGCGGAACAGAAGGCAATCGCGGCACGCGACGTCGCGACGCGGATGCGAGCGCTCGCGGAAGTGGTGGCGCAACGTGAAGCGGCTGGCCCTGCACCTGCGCTGGATGCGGCGATCCTGGAGGCCGGCGCTATCACCGCCGAACGCAACGCCGCCACTGCCGAGGCTGAAGCCCACGCCAGCCTCTATGAGTTGAACCAGCTGCGGGGAGCACCTCTTGGCGTAAGCATTCGCGTCGCTCGCCCTGATATTCGGCTTGTCGCGCTTCCAGCCGTGGGCCGCATGACGCGAGAGGTGGATGCCAACAATTTTGAGCTTCAGTCCCTGCGCACACAAACACGACAGCAGGGACTGCGTGTTGACATGGCGGAAAAATCGCGCGTGCCGAACGTGGCGGTCGGCCCTTATTATAATCACGCAAAATCTGACATTCGCGAGACCAATTTCGGTGTCCGGCTGACGACATCGCTGCCGCTTTGGAACAGCCAGGCGGCGGGCGTAGCGCAAGAGCAGAGCCGCCAGTCCGAAGCTAACGTCGCATTGCTCGCGGCCCAGCGAAGGATAGCACGACAAGTTTACGAGCGTGCCGCACTTTACGAGACCAAGCGCCGGGCGCTGGCGAACTGGCCTATATCCTCCGCGGACAAGCTCGCGGCCACAGCAGCTGCTGCCGACAATCTTTTCCGGCAGGGTGCGATCCCAACCGCAACCTATGCGGAAATGCAACGCCAATATCTCGACGCTTTATCGGCCGTGCTGGATACGAGGCGCGAAGCCTTGGAGGCCTCACTTCAACTCCGTGCGCTTAACGGGGGGCGCCGCTTCGGCGGCATGAGCCAATGA
- a CDS encoding efflux RND transporter permease subunit, with protein sequence MMRQLLHWVSSRPAAIGAMALLVAAFGVWSFLQLEVDAIPDITGVQVQINTTVPAFAPEEIERLVTLPIERAMAGQPGLRDMRSLTKTGLSQVTLLYEDGTDQLRSRQLVTERLATVRDMLPAGSTSQLAPITTGLGEIWYYTLEWVQPPARLDEQQQLMELYEAQEYIVKPMLRATPGVAEVNSNGGLERQFVVEPDLSRLTAAGVTPTELALAVGANVENAGGGTITANGQRFTLRTEARVTTVDMIRALPVKFAGSVRPLTVGDLATVTIGHALREGAATANGKETVLGTVMMLVGQNSRDVAKRVDARLPDLRAALPKGMALRVQYDRSELVDRTVATVERNLGEGALLVAVVLLVVLGNWRAAMIVALVIPLAFLMMITGMNVLGVSGNLMSLGALDFGLIVDGAIVVVENAMRLMSQASAEKKRELTARERRTIVVEATSGVARPVFFGVAIITLVYVPVLSLGGVEGKLFHPMAQAVMLALGAALFVTFTLVPALCAWMLRSNMKARQHSGGENGAAARTSHDIGHSSGLSGFIARGYVPLLNFALRHPAASVCLAVCLVGGSIAVFLTLGSQFTPRLDEGSITAMVYKPVGMSLDRSLVIEQETEREILRRFPQVTRTFSRIGTSAVATDPMPPNENDLYIFYKPLDQWPQGDGMPRNKAELVSAIEKTITAVFPEQSFLFAQPIEMRFNEMLEGTRADLSVKIFGNDYDMLEKLAAQAREELQTLPGTANVQFETADRTRSRVVDIDHEAMVRLGLGAMEVNRAVTSAIAGDEIGFITEGDHRHSIVVRLPEMLRADNKSLLSLPLRVGTTGLVSLDRVATVRDTRTVEPILHDNAKRRAALMVNLNTNDIEGYVTAARARLADKLKLPESYRIEFGGQFRQLEAARSRLMIVVPAALLLIFALVYSAVGSIRQAAVIYTGIPFAITGGVLALWLLNMPFSITAAIGFIALSGIAMLNGLVLVDHINSLRKILPLADAVRQAAMDRLRPVLSTAMVAGIGFMPMAIAQGAGAEVQRPLATVVIGGIISSTVLTLLLLPTIYRWVERRSAGHNREKNLSPKDFGQLSAQKTSLSNGSSEESTYSA encoded by the coding sequence ATGATGCGCCAACTGCTTCATTGGGTAAGCAGCCGCCCGGCTGCTATAGGCGCAATGGCTCTCCTGGTCGCGGCCTTCGGAGTTTGGTCATTCCTGCAGCTTGAGGTTGACGCCATCCCCGACATCACCGGGGTGCAGGTGCAAATCAACACGACTGTGCCGGCATTTGCGCCGGAGGAAATCGAGCGTCTCGTAACCTTGCCGATCGAGCGGGCAATGGCCGGCCAGCCGGGCCTTCGCGACATGCGATCGCTGACCAAGACTGGGTTGTCACAGGTTACCCTGCTTTACGAAGATGGCACCGATCAGCTTCGTTCACGCCAGCTTGTCACCGAAAGATTAGCAACGGTCCGTGACATGCTCCCTGCTGGATCCACGTCACAGCTTGCGCCGATCACCACGGGACTTGGTGAGATCTGGTATTATACGCTCGAATGGGTACAGCCTCCGGCTAGACTAGACGAACAGCAGCAATTGATGGAGCTGTACGAGGCTCAGGAGTACATCGTCAAGCCGATGCTCCGCGCGACCCCGGGCGTAGCAGAGGTGAACTCCAACGGCGGCCTCGAACGGCAGTTTGTCGTTGAGCCCGACCTTAGCCGACTAACGGCGGCGGGCGTCACGCCTACCGAGCTTGCCCTGGCTGTAGGTGCCAACGTGGAGAATGCCGGCGGCGGAACAATTACCGCAAATGGTCAGCGCTTCACCTTGCGGACTGAGGCACGGGTCACAACCGTGGACATGATCCGTGCGCTGCCTGTCAAATTTGCTGGAAGCGTCCGGCCCCTCACAGTTGGCGACTTGGCTACCGTAACAATCGGTCATGCCTTGCGTGAAGGTGCAGCAACCGCCAACGGCAAAGAGACCGTTCTCGGCACGGTGATGATGCTCGTGGGCCAAAACAGCAGGGATGTTGCCAAACGCGTCGATGCACGATTGCCGGATCTGCGCGCGGCGCTGCCGAAGGGTATGGCCCTGCGCGTCCAGTATGACCGCTCCGAATTGGTGGATCGCACCGTCGCGACGGTCGAACGCAACCTTGGCGAAGGCGCGTTACTGGTTGCCGTGGTGTTGTTGGTCGTGCTCGGCAATTGGCGAGCGGCGATGATCGTCGCTCTCGTTATTCCGCTCGCATTTCTGATGATGATTACGGGCATGAACGTGCTTGGCGTTTCCGGCAATCTGATGAGCCTGGGAGCACTCGATTTCGGTCTCATCGTCGATGGCGCGATCGTGGTTGTTGAAAATGCCATGCGCCTGATGAGTCAAGCCAGCGCGGAAAAGAAGCGAGAGCTAACAGCGCGCGAACGCCGTACGATTGTTGTTGAGGCGACAAGTGGCGTGGCGCGCCCTGTCTTTTTCGGCGTTGCCATCATCACCCTTGTCTACGTGCCAGTGCTCAGCCTGGGCGGCGTGGAAGGCAAGCTGTTTCACCCCATGGCACAGGCTGTGATGCTCGCGCTGGGCGCTGCCCTGTTCGTCACCTTCACTCTGGTTCCGGCACTGTGCGCCTGGATGTTGCGTTCCAACATGAAGGCTCGCCAACACTCTGGCGGCGAAAATGGCGCCGCGGCCCGCACCAGTCACGATATCGGGCATAGCAGCGGCCTTTCTGGCTTTATCGCGCGCGGCTATGTCCCCCTCCTGAACTTTGCGCTCCGCCACCCTGCAGCATCGGTTTGCCTGGCAGTCTGCTTGGTGGGCGGATCGATTGCCGTTTTCCTGACGCTCGGCTCACAGTTCACCCCGCGCCTCGATGAGGGCTCCATCACGGCGATGGTTTACAAGCCAGTCGGAATGTCGCTCGACCGGAGTCTCGTGATCGAGCAAGAAACAGAGCGGGAAATTTTGCGACGCTTCCCACAGGTCACACGCACATTCTCGCGGATCGGCACCAGCGCAGTTGCGACCGATCCGATGCCGCCCAACGAGAACGACCTGTACATCTTCTACAAGCCGCTGGACCAATGGCCGCAAGGCGACGGCATGCCCCGCAACAAGGCCGAACTGGTCTCAGCCATTGAAAAAACAATAACGGCGGTTTTCCCCGAACAATCCTTTCTGTTCGCACAACCCATTGAGATGCGTTTCAACGAAATGCTGGAAGGTACGCGCGCTGATCTTTCGGTGAAAATATTCGGGAACGATTACGATATGCTTGAGAAGCTTGCCGCGCAGGCACGAGAGGAACTGCAGACCCTGCCCGGCACCGCCAATGTGCAATTTGAAACCGCCGACCGCACGCGCAGCCGAGTTGTCGACATCGATCACGAGGCGATGGTCCGCCTAGGACTTGGCGCCATGGAGGTGAACCGTGCCGTGACCTCGGCTATTGCCGGTGATGAGATCGGCTTCATCACCGAGGGCGATCATCGACATTCCATTGTCGTTCGCCTGCCCGAAATGCTCCGTGCTGACAACAAGTCGCTCCTCTCACTTCCGCTACGCGTCGGCACCACCGGTCTAGTATCGCTCGATCGGGTTGCTACTGTACGCGACACGCGAACGGTCGAACCAATCTTGCATGACAACGCCAAGCGTCGCGCGGCGTTGATGGTGAACCTCAACACTAATGATATCGAAGGCTATGTTACTGCGGCGAGAGCGCGGCTTGCCGACAAGCTGAAACTACCGGAGTCCTACCGCATTGAATTCGGCGGCCAGTTTCGCCAGTTGGAGGCCGCACGCAGCCGCTTGATGATTGTTGTACCTGCAGCACTGCTGCTGATCTTTGCATTGGTTTATTCTGCGGTCGGCAGCATACGCCAGGCAGCAGTCATCTATACAGGGATTCCGTTTGCGATCACCGGTGGCGTGTTAGCTCTATGGTTGCTCAACATGCCTTTTTCGATCACCGCTGCGATTGGATTCATAGCATTGTCCGGTATTGCGATGCTGAACGGTCTGGTGTTGGTCGATCATATCAATAGCTTGCGAAAAATTCTGCCGCTCGCAGATGCTGTACGACAAGCCGCTATGGACCGATTGCGTCCGGTGCTATCAACAGCCATGGTCGCTGGTATCGGCTTCATGCCTATGGCAATCGCCCAGGGCGCAGGGGCGGAAGTACAACGGCCGCTCGCCACCGTAGTCATCGGAGGGATTATATCCTCGACTGTACTGACGCTGCTGTTGCTTCCAACGATCTATCGCTGGGTAGAGCGGCGCTCCGCAGGTCACAACAGAGAAAAAAATCTTTCACCCAAAGATTTCGGTCAATTGTCAGCGCAGAAAACGAGCCTCTCCAACGGGTCATCTGAAGAGTCTACGTATTCCGCGTGA
- a CDS encoding cytochrome b: protein MSPVLQYGMTAKILHWMIVGLLAVQYPLGWLMPDIHRGMQPGVGMTLHISIGLLILAVIAARLIWRITHPVIPESSLPQWQRLTSELLHWMLYIMILLTAVSGWLFASFRGWSASLFYLLPFPMLTSEDAQAVKTIDGLHQAAEWLLLGLVSVHVIAALIHLFYYRDRVMARMLITNKH, encoded by the coding sequence ATGTCGCCAGTACTGCAGTATGGGATGACAGCTAAGATTCTACATTGGATGATAGTCGGGTTGCTAGCGGTCCAGTATCCGCTTGGTTGGCTTATGCCGGATATCCATCGTGGCATGCAACCTGGCGTCGGAATGACTCTTCACATCTCAATTGGGCTGCTCATTCTTGCCGTAATAGCTGCGCGGCTAATCTGGCGGATAACTCACCCCGTTATTCCAGAAAGTTCATTACCTCAATGGCAGAGACTCACATCTGAGCTGCTTCATTGGATGCTCTATATCATGATCCTGCTGACCGCAGTATCAGGCTGGCTCTTTGCTTCTTTTCGGGGCTGGTCGGCATCACTTTTTTATCTGCTTCCATTTCCCATGCTCACTTCTGAAGATGCCCAAGCGGTCAAAACAATTGATGGCCTCCACCAAGCGGCTGAATGGTTACTCCTTGGATTGGTAAGCGTGCATGTGATCGCCGCCTTGATCCATTTGTTTTATTACCGCGATAGGGTGATGGCTCGCATGCTGATAACAAACAAACACTAG
- a CDS encoding YMGG-like glycine zipper-containing protein: MKLLKIIIAAAVVTTVLSGCANTPPEQRTATGAVLGGATGALLGNAVGGGVGGTLLGAGAGALLGAAVADSTNPYRNGPPMCRYRAPDGSVYVAECDERYYRGRY; this comes from the coding sequence ATGAAGCTACTTAAGATCATCATCGCAGCAGCGGTTGTCACAACGGTGCTATCCGGTTGCGCGAATACTCCGCCGGAGCAGCGAACGGCAACCGGCGCCGTACTGGGCGGGGCTACCGGTGCTCTTCTCGGCAATGCTGTCGGTGGTGGTGTTGGTGGCACACTTCTTGGTGCCGGAGCTGGTGCGTTGCTTGGAGCGGCGGTCGCCGACTCAACCAATCCTTACCGAAATGGCCCGCCTATGTGTCGCTATCGTGCACCAGACGGCAGTGTCTATGTCGCGGAATGTGACGAGCGCTACTATCGAGGGCGATACTGA
- a CDS encoding chromate resistance protein ChrB domain-containing protein translates to MSAINSISPEKLIKLVGTESCPVLIDVRSDDKFLENPVLIPGARRFEAASAATWGKAFINRSAIVICKSGCAASESVAGWLRHFGASADVLDGGMDAWTKAGLPTVPAVKIPARDADARTIWVTRERPKIDRIACPWLIRRFIDPSAVFLFVAPSQVTAVADQFGATPFDIEGVHWSHRGELCTFDVMVEEFGLGTKPLLHLATLVRAADTARLDLLPEASGLLAASLGLSRIYSNDLEQLEAGMTLYDAFYRWCRDATGETHNWPTSKVKP, encoded by the coding sequence ATGTCTGCCATCAATTCGATATCACCCGAGAAGCTCATCAAGCTGGTTGGCACTGAATCTTGCCCAGTGCTTATCGACGTTCGTTCCGACGACAAGTTTCTGGAAAATCCAGTCCTGATTCCAGGAGCCCGGCGTTTTGAGGCTGCCAGTGCGGCAACCTGGGGAAAAGCTTTCATAAATCGCTCTGCCATCGTGATTTGTAAGAGCGGCTGCGCAGCGAGCGAAAGCGTTGCTGGCTGGTTGCGGCATTTTGGGGCTTCTGCCGATGTTCTGGATGGCGGCATGGATGCCTGGACAAAGGCTGGGCTACCGACTGTTCCAGCCGTTAAAATCCCAGCACGCGACGCGGACGCGCGAACGATTTGGGTCACGCGCGAGCGGCCAAAGATCGACCGCATTGCCTGCCCTTGGCTGATCCGCCGCTTCATTGATCCATCCGCTGTATTTCTGTTTGTCGCCCCGTCACAAGTCACCGCTGTTGCCGATCAATTTGGAGCGACTCCGTTCGACATCGAGGGCGTGCATTGGAGCCATCGCGGCGAACTTTGCACCTTCGATGTGATGGTTGAGGAATTTGGTCTTGGGACCAAACCGCTTTTGCATCTGGCAACATTGGTTCGCGCGGCGGACACAGCACGACTTGATCTTTTGCCTGAAGCGTCCGGCCTGCTGGCGGCTTCGCTCGGATTATCGCGCATCTATTCGAACGATCTTGAGCAGCTTGAGGCTGGAATGACGCTCTACGACGCCTTCTATCGCTGGTGCCGTGATGCGACAGGTGAGACTCACAACTGGCCGACGAGCAAGGTGAAGCCATGA
- the chrA gene encoding chromate efflux transporter translates to MGELVRYFLRLGFLGFGGPVALVGQMERELVDDKKWLTKEQMREAIAICQSLPGPLAIQVGIYISYLRCGFWGAWAGGWTFILPNFLIVAALGALYVYLGDLQPITGIFYGVSPAVIALILHSCYRLAKLGMEDWLQWAIAGVCLAVTVALQAEVALLFIGSGVAGMLYYGSLFKRTPAALTVTVPILAQFAPGASASILTKLLLFFLKAGSLTFGSGLVIVPFLQQGLVEQFGWLDQRQFLIAVAIGMISPGPVVITATFVGYLVAGFWGSLVSTIGIFLPSFLLVLIAAPLLARYRGNPNVQGFVKGAYAAAIGTILGACILLGRIAIGDWLTALIGIVSIVILFRWKVSNPLLIAATAIVGLIAYPMLQPSWVMVH, encoded by the coding sequence ATGGGCGAGTTAGTCCGCTATTTTCTGCGGCTTGGCTTTCTCGGCTTCGGCGGACCGGTGGCGTTGGTCGGCCAGATGGAGCGCGAGCTTGTTGATGACAAGAAATGGCTCACGAAAGAGCAGATGCGTGAAGCCATCGCCATCTGCCAGTCGTTGCCGGGGCCGCTCGCGATTCAGGTCGGCATCTACATTTCCTATTTGCGCTGCGGCTTCTGGGGAGCATGGGCCGGCGGCTGGACCTTTATCTTACCGAACTTCCTTATCGTCGCTGCTCTCGGCGCGCTCTATGTTTATCTTGGCGATCTTCAACCCATCACCGGCATCTTTTACGGCGTTAGCCCGGCGGTGATCGCGCTAATCCTGCATTCCTGTTATCGCCTCGCCAAACTTGGCATGGAAGACTGGCTGCAATGGGCAATAGCGGGGGTGTGCCTTGCTGTTACCGTCGCGCTGCAAGCGGAAGTGGCACTTCTGTTTATTGGCTCAGGTGTCGCCGGCATGCTCTATTATGGCAGCCTCTTCAAAAGAACGCCGGCTGCCCTTACTGTGACCGTACCGATACTGGCTCAGTTCGCACCGGGTGCGTCAGCCTCGATTCTCACCAAACTCTTGCTGTTCTTTCTCAAGGCGGGCTCGCTTACGTTCGGAAGCGGCCTTGTGATCGTGCCGTTTCTTCAACAAGGACTGGTGGAGCAGTTCGGCTGGCTCGACCAGCGCCAGTTTCTGATCGCCGTTGCGATCGGCATGATCAGCCCCGGCCCCGTGGTGATCACCGCGACCTTTGTCGGTTATCTGGTCGCGGGCTTTTGGGGATCACTGGTCTCCACTATCGGCATTTTCCTGCCGTCATTCCTACTCGTGCTGATTGCAGCACCTCTCCTCGCGCGATATCGCGGCAATCCCAACGTGCAGGGATTTGTCAAAGGTGCTTACGCAGCTGCGATTGGAACGATCCTGGGCGCTTGCATCCTGCTTGGGCGCATTGCCATTGGTGATTGGCTTACTGCGTTGATCGGAATCGTTTCGATAGTAATTCTATTCCGCTGGAAGGTGAGCAACCCGCTATTGATTGCGGCAACTGCCATTGTTGGCCTGATTGCATACCCGATGCTGCAACCAAGCTGGGTCATGGTGCACTAA
- a CDS encoding recombinase family protein, with translation MTMYGSFVAYYRVSTAKQGKSGLGLEAQRAAVRSFLNGGSWTLASEFTEVESGQRNDRPELAKALQTCRIYGAKLVIAKLDRLSRDAHFLLGLEKAGVDFVAADMPMANRLTVGIMAMVADEERRMISARTKAALAAAKARGKKLGGNRGTVLSASARKKGRAAQTAKAQERAVDLAPVLEEMRRDGITSLRAIAAALTEKGIPTPRGNSRWTAMQVSRLVAAGH, from the coding sequence ATGACAATGTACGGCTCATTCGTCGCTTATTACCGCGTCTCCACGGCCAAGCAGGGCAAGTCCGGTCTTGGCTTGGAGGCCCAGCGGGCGGCTGTTCGCTCATTTCTCAATGGCGGAAGCTGGACGCTCGCCAGTGAGTTTACGGAAGTCGAAAGCGGCCAGAGAAACGACCGCCCCGAGCTTGCCAAGGCATTGCAGACTTGCCGCATCTATGGCGCGAAGCTCGTTATTGCGAAGCTGGACCGCCTCTCCCGTGACGCACATTTCCTTCTCGGCCTAGAGAAGGCAGGCGTTGATTTCGTTGCTGCCGACATGCCGATGGCAAACCGTCTCACGGTCGGCATCATGGCAATGGTGGCAGATGAAGAGCGCCGGATGATTTCCGCCCGCACTAAAGCCGCGCTTGCAGCGGCAAAAGCCAGAGGAAAGAAGCTGGGCGGCAATCGCGGCACGGTGTTGTCCGCGTCCGCGCGTAAGAAGGGGCGAGCCGCGCAGACGGCCAAAGCTCAAGAACGAGCCGTTGACCTTGCTCCCGTGCTGGAGGAAATGCGCCGAGACGGGATTACATCGCTACGCGCTATTGCCGCCGCACTAACTGAAAAGGGCATCCCCACCCCGCGTGGAAATAGCAGATGGACAGCGATGCAGGTTTCTAGGCTTGTTGCGGCGGGGCATTGA